The following are encoded in a window of Acropora muricata isolate sample 2 chromosome 6, ASM3666990v1, whole genome shotgun sequence genomic DNA:
- the LOC136920736 gene encoding moesin-like, translated as MAGRNRKKKQGCVDGPQFLSPKKEDPWTLVRRLEARLAQEKFYHEKTKTESQYEVKTLQARIKSLERQRKTLLEKLEQNPIEQQTKLEKELNEISRQVRETAQKLAAAQQVIDRLTRSNRGLKKAKEKLDERFEKEMELKNTLIQRLEEQILAAREPSKEEKKALFECHPKENLSSDMFTTTAVIGRVEDQEWWEPTEMWDKSGDEKDQAEREEKRQTKDTKKMVDSTNLEVKTVIKEEEGKITFFPSMYEGSGYQKCKEKPLTARGFDNLPVTTKENSNSEQVCLSNQAERPNEEDGAQTQRSKASLNEALPNLNRQDHKEPARLLKCWNKARKENMARNFAQTQSDEGINLIKYFRSRLITGSKIEAAQDTPDASANREAYKAVPRPPPPGFETNGAGFAVLIGINGSKHAHVAPAGN; from the exons ATGGCGGggagaaatcgaaaaaaaaagcaggGATGTGTTGACG GGCCTCAGTTTCTTAGCCCGAAAAAGGAAGATCCATGGACACTTGTGCGAAGGCTTGAGGCTCGGCTTGCTCAAGAAAAATTCTACCACGAAAAGACAAAAACTGAAAGTCAATATGAAGTAAAG ACTCTTCAGGCGAGAATCAAAAGTttagaaagacaaagaaagactTTGTTAGAAAAACTGGAGCAGAATCCTATTGAACAGCAAACCAAGCTCGAAAAAGAGCTGAACGAAATCAGCAGACAGGTCAGAGAGACTGCTCAAAAACTTGCG GCCGCTCAGCAAGTAATCGATCGATTGACGCGCTCAAACAGAGGCTTGAAGAAAGCAAAAGAGAAACTGGATGAAcggtttgaaaaagaaatggagtTGAAAAACACGTTGATACAGAGGCTGGAG GAGCAGATCTTAGCTGCACGGGAACCAtcaaaagaggaaaagaaagctTTGTTTGAATGTCACCCAAAGGAGAATTTATCGAGCGACATGTTTACTACCACCGCTGTCATCGGAAGAGTAGAAGACCAGGAATGGTGGGAA CCAACGGAAATGTGGGACAAATCAGGTGACGAGAAAGATCAGGCTGAGAGAGAAGAAAAACGACAAACAAAGGATACAAAGAAAATG GTCGATTCTACAAATTTGGAAGTAAAAACCGTGATAAAGGAAGAAGAAGGTAaaataactttctttccctCAATGTATGAAGGCAGCGGGTaccaaaaatgcaaagaaaagcCTTTAACAGCAAGAGGGTTTGACAATTTGCCGGTTACGACTAAGGAAAATTCCAACAGCGAACAGGTTTGCCTGTCAAATCAAGCAGAGCGCCCCAATGAAGAAGATGGAGCCCAAACACAAAGATCAAAGGCCTCTCTAAACGAGGCATTACCAAACTTAAACAGGCAAGATCATAAAGAGCCAGCCAGATTATTAAAGTGCTGGAACAAGGCAAGAAAGGAAAACATGGCTAGAAATTTTGCCCAGACTCAAAGTGACGAGGGTATCAATCTCATTAAATATTTCCGCTCGAGACTTATCACTGGTTCCAAGATAGAGGCTGCTCAAGATACTCCAGATGCTTCTGCTAATCGTGAAGCTTACAAAGCCGTCCCCAGACCACCTCCCCCAGGATTTGAAACCAATGGAGCCGGGTTTGCTGTGCTTATTGGGATTAATGGGTCAAAACACGCGCACGTAGCACCCGCAGGAAATTGA